The window ggtgtgatcctggagacctgggatcgagtcccacatcgagctccctgcatggagcctgcttctccctctgcctgtgtctctgcctctctctgtctctctctcatgaataaataaataaaatctttaacaaacaaacaaaaaagagcatGAAGTCACTGCAGGGCAagccctggagggcagggggacCAGGAGGGCTGGCTGTAGCTCGCTTTGCAGGATGGGCCCCAGGCGCTCCTCGCCATAGGTGGCACCCAGGACTGCCGGAAGGCCTGCAAGGAAGGGGCTGCGCAGTGGGGGGAGAAGCCTTGGGATGGGGGCCTGAGGCCAAGGTGACCCCACATATCTGCAGGAGGGAGATGAGAAGAGAATACATCAAGGCGGCCTGGAACCAGTGGGGAAGGGGCCCAGCCTGGTCCGGAGCCTGCAGAGGGGAAGAGGTGCCATCTGGCCAGTTGGGCCCAGAGACATTCTTTGACccacacagtatttttttttttaacttgaataaATTACTGATACATAAAGATCAGATTTCACACAGAAattcagacttctggcttctctGGAAAACAGAAGACCTGGCCTGTGTGGATCCCCATTTCTGCTTTGGAACAGGGGCCGAGGGTGCCCTTTGTTGGGGTAGGTACCTGCCACCTGGCCCACTCATCATTCCTCATgtgctgcccacctgccccatGGGCATCTGAGTTTGTGACATTCTCCCTCCCCAAATTCAATCTcctgattttacagatgggaagatGGAAGCCACCCCACGATGTGGCCCAGGTTTCCTGACGCCTAGGCCTGGGCTTCTTCCCAGCCTCGGAACTGCAAAGCCATACCTTCCCGTCTGGGTCCCTGCTTGTGTCTGTATCAGGTTATAGTAAACGCCCATGATCCAACGGCCAAAGTGGTTGGGAGGGACGTTCGTGATCACTGGAGGGGTGCTCTGTGCCAAAGTGAGGGTCTACTGGCCCTAGATGACTGTCCTTGCTGGCACTGGCAACAGCCTCCTTCCTCAGGAAGCAGCTCATGTGAGTGTCGAGAGAATCAGGGGGCCGTGTGGGCTCCAGGAAGCAGAATGGAGTCCCCAGCTCAGCTACCAGGCCACCAGCTCGGGACCCTGGCTGGGGTGGGCGAGTGTGGGTGTATGGTGGGGTGGGCCGTGTACTCAcccatgtgaagatggagaagaaggagaaggtgaTGGCGGCTCGGGCCGCATCTGTCCCTTCATTCATCGGGTTGTCCTTGGGCTTGGACACCTGCCACTGGTTGGCCAGGAAGCAGAAGCCCACAAACCAGAGGAAGGCCCAGAAGGCTGGGGTGTCCACCGGGGCCAGGCAGAAGGGGCCAGGTGTGAGAAACGGTGAGTggggaggaacagggagaggtTCGGGAGCACGTCTCCCATGCTCCCCAAACCCCAAAGGGAGAGGcaagggcagggatggggcagagaagggagcagagggaaggtgggtCAGACACAGAGTGGGAGAGACGCCCAGCAGTGCAGACAGCAAGGCCAGGAGCAGCCCCGGGGAGAGCcagaggcggggaggggagggaaggcaggagagacagaaaaaaagtcaGTCAGCTTGGGCGGGCATTTCTGTCATCTCAGCCAAACACAGATTTCCCAGCTGAATCCCTGCCTGGGGACCGCAGACCACCCTGCAGCAGTCTGGGAGGAGCACAGATCTGAGGCCCCGGCCCACCCACCCACTGCAGCCTCCCAGAGAAGTGGGCAGAAGGAGTCTGCGGAGGGGGCGGGTGTCTGAGCACTGCCTTCTATGCCTGCAGCCTCCCAAAGCCCAAAGCCCGAGGTTAGGGAGGGACCTCTAGAGCCAAGGCCTGGGGAGTTTAGCAGGGGGAGGTTCGTGGCAATGAGATCTTCTGTGGGCACCCAGAGTCTCCCCAAAGCTGCTCAGATAACGTGTGTGCCAAAGGGCTGGAGTGTCTAGGGCCCAACATCTCCCACATGGGCACCACTGGGGAACCCAGCGGCTCCGTGGaatacactttgagaaccatttgtGTCATTCTAGCTTTCCAGTCTCAGGGACTGGCCTCACTGCTTACAGTCAGCCAGGCTCATCCTGAGAGTCTCAGGCCCGGtactgggggtgtgtgtggggtccCAGCCAGAGACGTGAGACCCGAGACCTCCCTGCCCCTCAAACAAAGCACCCAGTAATCAGACTCTCAGAACTCGCAAGGACAGAGATCGGGTCATCTCTGCCAAAGGCTGTTTCCGGAGGACAGGGGCAGCAGGTCATGTTAGGTCCCCACCCTCCCTGGGCCTGGACAGCGCAAGGCCAGCAGCCCTGCGTCACTTGTCACATGGTTCCCCCGAGGTGGCCAAGAGGCCTCTGAAGGGCAGGAAGCCATGTCCCCTCCCTGCTGGGGAGCCGAGGGCTGTTCCAGGGACTCGGGACCACCCCCGCTCCCCCCACTTCCTGCTGCCAGCCATGTGACCCCCGCCGGTCCCCTCACCCACCTGCACCTCCTCATCTGGAAAGCGGGAGAAGGCAGGTGGGAGGACGGCCCGCGGCAGGCTCTGTGGAGCCAGGGGGCGCCCACTGGGGCGGGGGACTCACCTGAGACCCCAATGTCAGACAGGACGGCCTTCTTACGGTCCTTGACGCTGCTGATCTGCGGGAAGTACACGTCCAGGGCCAGGTAGAGCAGGCAGGTGAGGAAGGCGAGCACGCCCACGGTCACACCGTAGCTGCAGGCGCTGGGGTTGCGGTTGTAGATGCAGAATGTCTCGCCTCCCGAGTTGCTGTTGAGGTAGCCCTCGTTCACGATGGAGCCGAACACCACGATGGAGAACACCTGTCAGGGTGGGGACAGGCCAGGCCGGGCGTGAGGTCCAGGCGGGACTCGAGCCAGCGCTGGGCTTGGAGAAGGGTATACGGTTGGGCAGCCTGCTGCCTGCCCTGACCCTTGCCCCAGTGAGCCCTCTTCACCCCACATGGCCCCAGGGCTGCAGTTAAGCAGGCATTTCAGcggggaggctcagagaaggcagGCGACTCGTTTAGGGTGGCACAGCACAGGAGGGGACGATCACCTCCTTCCTCAGCCTCGGGCACTAAGGACCCTCTGACCACAGGTCCGGCCCTACTGCTCCCCTACCCAGGTCCTGAGAGGTCTTCCTGCACCCTGACACCAAGATTCCTCCGGGCCTGGACCTGGCCTCCTGAGTGGTGTCATGCCCTTCTGGGAGATGgacctgcccagccccagcctgttGCCCAAGCCCTGCAAATGGAAGGTGTGATAAATGAACAAGTATcactagggatgcctggtggctcggttggttgggcatctgactcttgatttcacttctggtcatgagattgagcctcacattgggctcacACATTGGgagattgagcctcacactgggctcccgggGGCTCAGccgagagtctgcttcagattttcttcctctgccccttcccttgctcatgtaatctcatgtgcacacacgcacactctcATGCACGTgcattctataaataaataaataaatagataaataaataaataaatctttaaaaaaaaaaaagtaagggcgcctgggtgtctcagttggttaagcctcggactcttgattttggcttgggtcatgatctctgggtcctgggattaagccctgtggccagctctgtgctcagcagagagtatGCATGgagttttctccctctgcccctcccaccactcattctccttctatctcaaataaat of the Vulpes lagopus strain Blue_001 chromosome 5, ASM1834538v1, whole genome shotgun sequence genome contains:
- the SYNGR1 gene encoding synaptogyrin-1 isoform X1 — protein: MEGGAYGAGKAGGAFDPHTLVRQPHTILRVVSWVFSIVVFGSIVNEGYLNSNSGGETFCIYNRNPSACSYGVTVGVLAFLTCLLYLALDVYFPQISSVKDRKKAVLSDIGVSAFWAFLWFVGFCFLANQWQVSKPKDNPMNEGTDAARAAITFSFFSIFTWAGQAVLAFQRYQIGADSALFSQDYMDPSQDSSMPYAPYVEPSAGPDPAGMGGTYQQPANAFDTEPQGYQSQGY
- the SYNGR1 gene encoding synaptogyrin-1 isoform X2 codes for the protein MEGGAYGAGKAGGAFDPHTLVRQPHTILRVVSWVFSIVVFGSIVNEGYLNSNSGGETFCIYNRNPSACSYGVTVGVLAFLTCLLYLALDVYFPQISSVKDRKKAVLSDIGVSAFWAFLWFVGFCFLANQWQVSKPKDNPMNEGTDAARAAITFSFFSIFTWSLTAALAVRRFKDLTFQEEYSTLFPASAQP